The Deinobacterium chartae genome contains a region encoding:
- the eno gene encoding phosphopyruvate hydratase — MTTIEKIIAREVLDSRGNPTVEAEVHLESGARGRAIVPSGASTGSHEANELRDGGARYLGKGVEKAVENVRTVIAPALIGMDATRQIEVDRRMLDLDGTPNKSKLGGNAILAVSMATARAAADALGLPLYRYLGGNNAKTLPVPMMNVINGGAHADNRVDFQEFMVMPVGAPSFREALRYGTETFHQLKKVLKKRGYNTNVGDEGGFAPDLKSNEEALEVLLEAITGAGYEPGKDIAIALDPATSELYKDGKYHLEGEGRVLSSEEMVDFWANWVDRYPIISIEDGLFEDDWDGWRLLTERLGSRVQLVGDDLFVTNVERLRRGISEKVGNSILVKVNQIGSLTEAMDAIELAKRSAYTSVISHRSGESEDNFIADLAVATNAGQIKTGSASRSDRIAKYNQLLRIEEELGSEGVFLGRDAF, encoded by the coding sequence ATGACCACCATCGAGAAGATCATCGCGCGCGAGGTGCTCGACTCGCGCGGCAACCCCACGGTCGAAGCGGAGGTCCACCTCGAGTCCGGTGCCCGTGGACGCGCCATCGTACCCAGCGGCGCCTCGACCGGCAGCCACGAAGCCAACGAACTGCGCGACGGCGGCGCACGCTACCTCGGCAAGGGTGTGGAAAAGGCTGTGGAAAACGTCCGCACCGTCATTGCCCCGGCATTGATCGGCATGGACGCCACCCGTCAGATCGAGGTGGACCGCCGCATGCTCGACCTCGACGGCACCCCGAACAAGAGCAAGCTGGGCGGCAACGCCATTTTGGCCGTCTCGATGGCCACCGCGCGCGCCGCGGCCGACGCGCTGGGCCTGCCGCTGTACCGCTACCTGGGCGGCAACAACGCCAAGACCCTGCCCGTACCGATGATGAACGTCATCAACGGCGGCGCACACGCCGATAACCGCGTGGACTTCCAGGAGTTCATGGTGATGCCGGTGGGGGCTCCCTCGTTCCGCGAGGCGCTGCGCTACGGCACCGAGACCTTCCACCAGCTCAAGAAGGTGCTCAAGAAGCGCGGCTACAACACCAACGTCGGCGACGAGGGCGGCTTTGCCCCTGACCTGAAGAGCAACGAGGAAGCCCTCGAGGTGCTGCTCGAGGCGATCACCGGGGCCGGCTACGAGCCCGGCAAGGACATCGCCATCGCCCTGGACCCGGCCACCAGCGAGCTCTACAAGGACGGCAAGTACCACCTCGAGGGCGAAGGCCGCGTGCTCTCCTCGGAGGAGATGGTGGACTTCTGGGCGAATTGGGTCGATCGCTACCCGATCATCTCGATCGAAGACGGCCTGTTCGAGGACGACTGGGACGGCTGGAGGCTGCTGACCGAGCGCCTGGGAAGCCGCGTGCAGCTGGTCGGTGACGACCTGTTCGTGACCAACGTCGAGCGCCTGCGCCGCGGCATCAGCGAGAAAGTCGGCAACTCGATCCTGGTCAAGGTCAACCAGATCGGCAGCCTGACCGAGGCGATGGACGCCATCGAACTCGCCAAGCGCAGCGCCTACACCTCGGTGATCTCGCACCGCTCGGGCGAGTCCGAGGACAACTTCATCGCGGACCTTGCGGTTGCCACCAACGCCGGTCAGATCAAGACCGGTTCGGCCTCGCGCTCGGACCGCATCGCCAAGTACAACCAGCTGCTGCGCATCGAAGAGGAGCTGGGTTCGGAAGGGGTGTTCCTCGGCCGTGACGCCTTCTAA
- the pyk gene encoding pyruvate kinase, with amino-acid sequence MTPSKIRRATKIVATVGPASRNEETLSKMMDAGLNVVRMNFSHGSKDDHRETFNMVRSLAARKGITVGILQDLQGPKIRVGRFKEGPVTLIAGKRFTITAEDVEGSAEIVSTTYKALPGDVRPGMQLLLDDGNIQLRVESVDKNAVHTVVEIGGVLSNNKGINVPAADLSTPALSEKDLEDLAFGAELGVDWVALSFVRSRDDMLLARHYLNRHGSKAKLMAKIEKPSAVERFAEILEESDGIMVARGDLGVEMAPEQVPVIQKRLIRACREAGKPVITATQMLESMINLPRPTRAEASDVANAIFDGTDAVMLSAESAAGLYPVEAVAMMDRIARVTESSPQYRSMLEATPGDRAATQDSIAHSACEIADFLNAEAVVCFTATGSTAMRVSRRRPRTPVVALTPNEYVKNQLALSWGVIPMIAPDPSNTDDMVIIANAELKEAGVGQAGDRYVITAGVPFGVHGTTNMIRVERLR; translated from the coding sequence GTGACGCCTTCTAAGATCCGCCGCGCCACCAAGATCGTCGCCACGGTTGGCCCGGCCTCGCGCAACGAGGAAACGCTGTCCAAGATGATGGACGCGGGCCTCAACGTCGTGCGCATGAACTTCTCGCACGGCTCCAAGGACGACCACCGCGAGACCTTCAACATGGTCCGCAGCCTGGCGGCCCGCAAGGGCATCACCGTGGGCATCTTGCAGGATCTGCAGGGGCCCAAGATCCGGGTCGGACGCTTTAAGGAAGGCCCGGTGACCCTCATCGCCGGCAAGCGCTTCACCATCACCGCCGAGGACGTCGAGGGAAGTGCCGAAATCGTCTCGACCACCTACAAGGCGCTGCCCGGTGACGTGCGCCCCGGCATGCAGCTGCTGCTCGACGACGGCAACATTCAGCTGCGCGTCGAATCGGTGGACAAGAACGCGGTGCACACCGTGGTCGAGATCGGCGGCGTGCTCTCGAACAACAAGGGCATCAACGTGCCCGCAGCCGACCTGTCCACCCCGGCCCTCTCGGAAAAGGACCTCGAGGACCTCGCTTTCGGAGCCGAACTCGGGGTGGACTGGGTGGCGCTGTCGTTCGTGCGCTCGCGCGACGACATGCTGCTGGCCCGCCACTACCTGAACCGTCACGGCTCCAAGGCCAAGCTGATGGCCAAGATCGAGAAGCCCAGCGCGGTCGAACGCTTCGCCGAGATCCTCGAGGAGTCCGACGGCATCATGGTCGCGCGCGGTGACCTGGGCGTGGAGATGGCGCCGGAGCAGGTCCCGGTGATCCAGAAGCGCCTGATCCGCGCCTGCCGCGAGGCGGGCAAACCGGTCATCACCGCCACGCAGATGCTCGAGAGCATGATCAACCTGCCGCGCCCCACCCGTGCGGAGGCCAGCGACGTTGCCAACGCGATCTTTGACGGGACCGACGCGGTGATGCTCTCGGCCGAGTCGGCTGCGGGCCTGTATCCGGTAGAGGCCGTCGCCATGATGGACCGCATCGCCCGGGTGACCGAGAGCAGCCCGCAGTACCGCTCGATGCTCGAGGCCACCCCCGGCGACCGCGCGGCCACCCAGGACTCGATCGCGCACTCGGCCTGCGAGATCGCAGACTTCCTGAACGCCGAGGCCGTGGTGTGCTTTACTGCGACCGGCTCGACCGCCATGCGCGTTTCGCGCCGCCGTCCGCGCACCCCGGTCGTGGCCCTCACCCCCAACGAGTACGTCAAGAACCAGCTGGCGCTCAGCTGGGGCGTGATTCCGATGATCGCCCCTGACCCCTCTAACACCGACGACATGGTGATCATCGCCAACGCGGAACTCAAAGAGGCGGGGGTCGGTCAGGCGGGCGACCGCTACGTGATCACCGCTGGCGTGCCCTTCGGCGTGCACGGCACCACCAACATGATCCGCGTCGAGCGCCTGCGCTGA
- the tyrS gene encoding tyrosine--tRNA ligase produces MTPLEILKRGAVDLISPEDLQAKLESGRRLTVKLGADPTRPDLHLGHAVVLRKMRQFQDLGHKVILIIGDFTAMIGDPSGKSKTRPPLTLEQTRANAQSYIEQARLILNNDPELFELRYNSEWLESMGFEGVIKLAAKYTVARMIERDDFTKRLRGGVPISLHELLYPLAQAYDSVAIRADVELGGTDQLFNLLVGRDIQREYGLEPQVVLTTPLLVGLDGVEKMSKSLDNYIGLTDAPELMYAKLMKVPDTLLENYFTLLTDLDEARIAEILAGHPVEAHRLLAAEILGWLHPDADLGAAEARFRAVAQGVIPDDIAQFRVEAAEFNAEGRVSVARLAVLGGLAASNGEARRLIQNRGLKLGGETVEDPQLTLTLEEPVVLQKGKDKFARLSRA; encoded by the coding sequence ATGACTCCCCTCGAGATCCTCAAGCGCGGCGCCGTTGACCTGATCAGTCCGGAAGACCTGCAGGCCAAGCTGGAGAGCGGACGCCGCCTCACCGTCAAGCTGGGGGCCGACCCCACCCGACCGGACCTGCACCTGGGCCACGCGGTCGTGCTGCGCAAGATGCGCCAGTTCCAGGACCTCGGGCACAAGGTGATCTTGATCATCGGTGACTTCACCGCGATGATCGGCGACCCCAGCGGCAAAAGCAAGACCCGCCCCCCGCTGACCCTCGAGCAGACCCGCGCCAACGCCCAGAGTTACATCGAGCAGGCCCGGCTCATCCTCAACAACGACCCCGAGCTGTTCGAGCTGCGCTACAACTCCGAGTGGCTCGAGTCGATGGGCTTTGAGGGCGTGATCAAGCTGGCCGCCAAGTACACGGTGGCGCGCATGATCGAGCGCGACGACTTCACCAAGCGCCTGCGCGGCGGCGTGCCGATCTCGCTGCACGAACTGCTCTACCCGCTGGCCCAGGCCTACGACTCGGTGGCGATCCGCGCGGACGTGGAGCTTGGCGGCACCGACCAGCTCTTCAACCTGCTGGTGGGCCGTGACATTCAGCGCGAGTACGGCCTCGAGCCGCAGGTCGTGCTGACCACCCCGCTGCTGGTGGGCCTAGACGGCGTGGAGAAAATGTCCAAGAGCTTGGACAACTACATCGGCCTGACCGACGCGCCCGAGCTGATGTACGCCAAGCTGATGAAAGTCCCCGACACCCTGTTGGAGAACTACTTCACCCTGCTCACCGACCTGGACGAGGCGCGCATCGCCGAGATCCTGGCCGGGCACCCGGTCGAGGCTCACCGCCTGCTGGCCGCCGAAATCCTGGGCTGGCTGCACCCGGACGCGGACCTGGGGGCGGCCGAGGCGCGTTTCCGCGCGGTGGCCCAGGGCGTCATTCCCGACGACATCGCGCAGTTCCGCGTGGAGGCCGCCGAATTCAACGCCGAAGGGCGCGTGAGCGTCGCACGCCTGGCGGTGCTGGGCGGCCTGGCCGCCTCGAACGGCGAGGCCCGGCGCCTGATCCAGAACCGGGGCCTCAAGCTCGGCGGCGAGACCGTCGAGGACCCGCAGCTGACCCTGACCCTCGAGGAGCCGGTGGTGCTGCAAAAGGGCAAGGACAAGTTCGCGCGGCTGAGCCGGGCCTGA